In Mycobacterium gallinarum, a single window of DNA contains:
- a CDS encoding acyl-CoA dehydrogenase family protein, with amino-acid sequence MDPIVGDEYADFREEVRTWLSEHLVGEFHDHRGVGSPTDDTAWEVRLAWERELSEGNWLGLTWPVEYGGRGAGLAEEIVFEYEYARAAAPARVNTQALELLGPTLLAHGSEGQKRRFLPRILGVEEMWGQGFSEPGAGSDLAAVRTKAVVDSGEWHIDGQKVWTTFGDRADWLYVLCRTDPDVSLRHRGLTLLLVPVDQPGVEIRPIENIARSAEFSECFFNDARTTEDMVVGGVGDGWQVVMSTLSRERGSALIPMQLSVEREVDELIEVARGSDALGDRRLRQRLVDALIGVHIMRSTNLRVVSDLLDTGSPGAATVAAATASKLFASTHHQRLGELSIEIFGGQAVFADDYRADDARKLFLLSRAETIYGGTSEIQRNIIAERVLGLPR; translated from the coding sequence ATGGACCCGATCGTCGGAGACGAATACGCGGACTTCCGCGAGGAAGTGCGGACGTGGCTTAGCGAGCATCTGGTCGGGGAGTTTCACGACCACCGCGGCGTCGGTAGCCCTACCGACGACACCGCCTGGGAGGTGCGCCTCGCGTGGGAACGTGAACTCTCCGAGGGTAACTGGCTGGGACTGACGTGGCCTGTCGAGTACGGCGGCCGGGGTGCGGGCCTGGCCGAGGAGATCGTCTTCGAGTACGAGTACGCTCGGGCCGCTGCGCCCGCAAGGGTGAACACTCAGGCGCTCGAACTTCTCGGGCCGACGTTGTTGGCGCACGGATCCGAGGGGCAGAAGCGCCGATTCCTACCGAGAATCCTTGGTGTCGAGGAGATGTGGGGGCAGGGTTTCTCGGAGCCCGGCGCGGGATCGGATCTGGCCGCGGTGCGGACCAAGGCAGTCGTCGACTCCGGGGAGTGGCACATCGACGGCCAGAAGGTGTGGACGACGTTCGGTGACCGTGCTGACTGGCTTTATGTATTGTGCCGAACCGATCCTGATGTGTCGCTGCGCCACCGAGGCCTCACGCTGCTGCTGGTGCCGGTCGACCAACCGGGTGTCGAGATCAGGCCGATCGAGAACATCGCGCGGTCCGCGGAGTTCAGCGAGTGCTTCTTCAATGATGCGCGGACGACGGAAGACATGGTGGTCGGCGGCGTCGGCGACGGATGGCAAGTGGTCATGTCCACGTTGAGCCGTGAGCGGGGCAGCGCCCTGATACCGATGCAGCTGTCGGTGGAGCGTGAAGTCGACGAGCTCATCGAGGTGGCAAGAGGTTCGGATGCGCTCGGTGACCGACGGCTGCGACAGCGCCTTGTCGACGCCCTGATCGGTGTGCACATCATGCGGTCTACCAACCTGCGGGTGGTGAGCGACCTGCTCGACACCGGCTCGCCGGGCGCAGCGACGGTCGCGGCGGCCACCGCGAGCAAGCTGTTCGCGTCGACCCACCACCAGCGGCTGGGCGAGCTGTCCATCGAAATCTTCGGCGGGCAAGCGGTTTTCGCCGATGATTACCGTGCGGACGACGCCCGCAAGCTGTTCCTGCTGAGCCGAGCCGAAACGATCTACGGCGGCACCTCGGAGATCCAGCGCAACATCATTGCCGAACGCGTACTCGGCCTACCCCGCTAG
- a CDS encoding enoyl-CoA hydratase-related protein, translated as MTDTVLYDVDDQGVVVLTLSRPDRRNMWTATMEAEFYDCLDRAAGDSTVRVIVVTGAGTSFVPGLDPEVLASVSSGVAYTNNRRPQTHATTVPKPIIGAINGACAGIGLAQALMFDYRFAARGVKFSTAFAKRGLPAEDAAAWVLTRLCGPSHAFELLASGRVFQADEAHRLGVVQRLSEPGSVVDDAVTFARGLAANVSPVAMAMIKSQVWRDSEATMEAARIRAQYLLQLAKEQPDFAEGTASLTDRRPPIFPPYPGLNL; from the coding sequence ATGACTGACACCGTGCTGTACGACGTCGACGACCAGGGCGTGGTGGTGTTGACGCTGAGTCGGCCCGACCGCCGCAACATGTGGACCGCGACGATGGAGGCCGAGTTCTACGACTGTCTGGACCGTGCGGCGGGGGACTCCACCGTGCGAGTCATCGTCGTGACGGGTGCCGGAACCTCGTTTGTGCCGGGCCTCGATCCCGAGGTGCTCGCCTCGGTCAGTTCCGGCGTCGCCTACACCAACAACCGGCGTCCTCAGACGCACGCCACCACCGTGCCCAAGCCGATCATCGGCGCCATCAACGGCGCATGTGCGGGCATCGGACTTGCCCAGGCGTTGATGTTCGACTACCGCTTCGCGGCGCGTGGGGTGAAGTTCTCGACCGCCTTCGCCAAGCGAGGCTTGCCCGCGGAGGACGCCGCCGCGTGGGTGCTCACCAGGTTGTGCGGGCCGTCGCACGCGTTTGAACTGCTGGCCAGCGGACGCGTCTTCCAGGCCGATGAGGCGCATCGCCTCGGTGTGGTGCAACGGCTTTCGGAGCCCGGGAGCGTGGTTGACGACGCGGTGACCTTCGCACGGGGCCTGGCAGCCAATGTGTCGCCAGTCGCGATGGCGATGATCAAGTCGCAGGTGTGGCGGGACAGCGAAGCGACGATGGAGGCGGCGCGCATCCGCGCCCAGTACCTCTTACAACTCGCGAAGGAACAACCCGACTTCGCGGAGGGCACGGCTAGCCTGACCGACAGGCGTCCGCCGATTTTCCCGCCGTATCCGGGGCTGAATCTCTGA
- a CDS encoding enoyl-CoA hydratase-related protein: MPDGITVEPSGSTAVVWLDRPDRGNAFITAMQIELHRQLELLDAAEAVRAIVVTGRGRHFSTGADMEPGAANFAFDDDQHRRSRAELGARPRPWRLRTPVIGALNGSAVGIGLTFPMQWDIRIVNEAAKYGFVFTRRGLIPEQNSLWLLPRLVGFGRAVELLLTGRIFSGAEAKEYGLATEALPGDEVLPRARAIADEIAQHTAPAAVGITKQLAYELLGETDREAAFYREWEAFRWAGRQHDATEGVASFLERRTPNFTLSKHIPIPESDRGWSPDD; the protein is encoded by the coding sequence GTGCCTGACGGCATCACCGTCGAACCGTCCGGGTCCACTGCGGTGGTCTGGCTGGACCGACCCGACCGGGGGAACGCGTTCATCACGGCTATGCAGATCGAACTGCACCGCCAGCTCGAACTGCTCGACGCCGCCGAAGCCGTGCGGGCCATCGTCGTCACCGGCCGAGGCCGCCACTTCTCCACCGGCGCCGACATGGAACCGGGCGCCGCGAACTTCGCGTTCGACGACGACCAGCACCGGCGGTCGCGGGCCGAACTCGGTGCACGACCGCGACCGTGGCGCCTGCGCACACCCGTCATCGGCGCGTTGAATGGTTCCGCCGTCGGGATCGGCCTCACGTTCCCCATGCAGTGGGACATTCGAATTGTCAACGAAGCGGCCAAATATGGCTTCGTCTTCACCCGGCGTGGCCTCATACCGGAGCAGAACTCGCTGTGGCTGCTGCCCCGGCTCGTCGGATTCGGGCGGGCGGTGGAACTGCTGCTGACCGGACGGATCTTCTCTGGTGCGGAGGCCAAGGAGTATGGGCTGGCGACGGAGGCTCTGCCCGGCGACGAGGTGCTGCCACGGGCACGGGCGATCGCCGATGAAATCGCGCAGCACACCGCCCCCGCCGCGGTGGGGATCACCAAGCAACTCGCCTACGAGCTGCTGGGCGAGACCGACCGCGAAGCAGCGTTCTATCGCGAATGGGAGGCGTTCCGCTGGGCAGGCCGCCAGCACGACGCGACCGAGGGCGTCGCATCGTTCCTGGAAAGAAGGACTCCGAACTTCACGCTCTCCAAACACATTCCGATCCCCGAGTCCGATCGTGGCTGGAGTCCCGATGACTGA
- a CDS encoding SDR family oxidoreductase translates to MGLHDDRVAVITGAAGGIGREHALEFARQGAKVVVNDVGPAQDVVDEIVAAGGDAVANTDDISDWDGAGRLIATALDTFGGLHVLVNNAGILRDKMFVNMDIDMWDAVIRVHLRGTFAPTKHAVAYWRERHKADDPVSHPRVINTSSPSGLYGNPGQSNYGAAKAAIAAFTVILSDELARLGITVNAIAPSALTQMTEGLETYVARMNEIKERTGFDAGSPANISPLVVWLASEEAADVTGRVFNVKGGAISVAETWTTGPGVEIEARWAPEELGSVIPDLLAKARPNSDGSGRPRA, encoded by the coding sequence ATGGGACTGCACGATGACCGCGTCGCGGTGATCACCGGTGCCGCTGGGGGCATCGGTCGCGAACATGCGCTGGAATTCGCGAGGCAGGGCGCGAAGGTCGTCGTCAACGATGTCGGTCCGGCACAGGATGTCGTCGACGAGATCGTCGCCGCCGGTGGTGATGCGGTGGCCAACACGGACGACATCTCGGACTGGGATGGCGCCGGACGTTTGATCGCCACCGCCTTGGATACGTTCGGTGGCCTCCATGTGCTGGTCAACAATGCGGGCATCCTGCGCGACAAGATGTTCGTGAACATGGACATCGACATGTGGGACGCGGTGATCCGGGTGCATTTGCGCGGGACCTTCGCGCCGACCAAGCACGCAGTGGCCTACTGGCGTGAACGGCACAAGGCCGACGACCCGGTGTCGCATCCGCGGGTGATCAACACGTCGTCGCCCTCCGGCTTGTACGGCAACCCGGGCCAATCCAATTACGGCGCAGCCAAGGCCGCCATCGCCGCGTTCACCGTCATCCTCTCCGACGAACTCGCCCGCCTGGGGATCACGGTCAACGCAATTGCGCCGAGCGCACTGACACAGATGACCGAAGGGCTGGAAACCTACGTTGCGCGCATGAACGAAATCAAGGAGCGGACGGGATTCGACGCGGGGTCGCCGGCCAACATCTCCCCGCTGGTGGTGTGGCTGGCCTCCGAAGAGGCTGCCGACGTCACCGGACGCGTCTTCAACGTCAAGGGCGGTGCGATCTCGGTGGCCGAGACGTGGACGACAGGCCCCGGCGTGGAGATCGAAGCACGCTGGGCCCCGGAAGAACTCGGCTCCGTCATCCCGGACCTCCTCGCGAAGGCGCGGCCGAACTCCGACGGGTCCGGTCGACCTCGTGCCTGA
- a CDS encoding amidohydrolase family protein: MTEQEAEVFDAWINLPYLPGEVTPDPSVVARFKRGNSAYEGGETMADVVAEMDRLGIGGGVLSKAPRDITPPFVHGTKTGEAVLRQTCERLAGFARDYPGRFVTSVGVDPRLGYEAAKHVRIAVREYGMKCIRIIPMFTGIAIDDRLAYPLYTAACDEGAVVSINVGVPGPMKPAKLQRTILIDEVALAFPELAIVMSHLGDPWIAETIAMLLKHPNVYAMTAGWAPKYVSEDVLRFAERRNPRKLMWASDYPILPMDRTVTEGRALALTGESRIGYLGANAITVFGRPN, encoded by the coding sequence GTGACCGAACAAGAAGCAGAAGTCTTCGATGCGTGGATCAACCTGCCGTATCTACCGGGTGAGGTGACACCCGACCCGTCGGTGGTCGCGCGGTTCAAGCGCGGCAACAGTGCCTACGAGGGCGGTGAGACCATGGCCGACGTCGTCGCCGAGATGGACAGGCTCGGCATCGGCGGCGGTGTGCTGTCTAAGGCGCCGCGCGACATCACCCCGCCGTTCGTGCATGGCACCAAGACGGGTGAGGCGGTGCTGCGCCAGACGTGTGAACGGCTGGCGGGGTTCGCACGCGACTACCCCGGACGGTTCGTGACCTCGGTGGGCGTCGATCCACGGCTCGGATACGAGGCCGCCAAGCATGTGCGAATCGCCGTGCGCGAGTACGGGATGAAGTGCATTCGCATCATTCCGATGTTCACCGGCATCGCGATCGACGACAGGCTCGCCTATCCGCTGTACACCGCGGCGTGTGACGAGGGTGCCGTCGTGTCGATCAACGTAGGTGTTCCGGGACCGATGAAACCCGCCAAGTTGCAACGCACGATCCTGATCGATGAGGTCGCACTGGCGTTCCCAGAATTGGCCATCGTGATGAGCCACCTCGGCGACCCATGGATCGCCGAGACCATCGCGATGCTGCTCAAGCACCCCAATGTGTACGCGATGACGGCGGGCTGGGCGCCCAAGTACGTGTCGGAGGACGTCCTGCGCTTCGCCGAGCGGCGCAACCCGCGCAAGCTGATGTGGGCTTCCGATTACCCGATCCTGCCGATGGACCGGACGGTGACCGAGGGGCGCGCACTGGCTCTCACCGGGGAGAGCCGGATCGGATACCTCGGCGCCAACGCAATCACGGTCTTTGGCCGCCCGAACTGA
- a CDS encoding enoyl-CoA hydratase/isomerase family protein — translation MNELEWSVRDGVGTIVLSRPESRNAFTFAMIREWARLLRSAKNDDDVRVLVLTGAGEKAFCSGVDLSSISNANPNLTPLQRKAQLHDDIHRVALALEDLDKPIIASINGVAVGAGLDMALMCDMRIMSTSARVSEGYVKVGLTPGDGGAYYLPRIVGTSKALELLLTGDFIDAEEALRIGLVNRIAAPEALAEETTRLARQIADHAPITVRMIKRATYQSANTDLRTALDLISSHFAVVAATEDAAEALQAMKDKRTPQYKGR, via the coding sequence GTGAACGAGCTCGAATGGTCAGTGCGCGACGGGGTGGGCACGATCGTCCTCAGTCGGCCGGAGAGCCGGAACGCGTTCACGTTCGCGATGATTCGTGAGTGGGCGCGGCTGCTTCGCTCGGCCAAGAACGACGACGACGTTCGGGTGCTCGTGCTGACCGGCGCAGGGGAGAAGGCGTTCTGCTCGGGGGTCGATCTGTCATCGATCTCGAATGCCAACCCGAACCTGACGCCCCTGCAGCGCAAAGCCCAACTGCACGACGACATACACCGGGTCGCGCTGGCGCTAGAGGATCTCGACAAGCCGATCATCGCGTCCATCAACGGGGTCGCGGTGGGCGCTGGGCTCGACATGGCGCTCATGTGCGACATGCGAATCATGTCGACGTCGGCGCGGGTGTCCGAGGGTTACGTGAAGGTCGGACTGACACCAGGCGACGGCGGTGCCTACTACCTGCCCCGCATCGTGGGCACGTCGAAGGCGCTGGAACTACTGCTCACCGGCGACTTCATCGACGCCGAGGAGGCGTTGCGGATCGGGCTCGTCAACCGCATCGCGGCGCCCGAGGCACTCGCGGAGGAAACCACCCGATTGGCCAGGCAAATCGCCGACCACGCGCCAATCACCGTACGGATGATAAAGCGGGCCACCTACCAGTCGGCCAACACTGATCTACGCACCGCGCTCGATCTGATCTCGTCGCATTTCGCGGTCGTCGCGGCCACCGAGGACGCCGCGGAGGCACTGCAGGCGATGAAGGACAAGCGAACCCCCCAGTACAAGGGACGGTAG
- a CDS encoding acyl-CoA dehydrogenase family protein encodes MTRRLDGISEIPLSTADAEFRDEVRTWLDEHLTGEFAGQAHRGGPDDDDNWALRRAWEAELAAGGWLGMSWPRDHGGREATLTQEIVFAMEYARAGSPPRAAFHGETLMAPAVLSHGTTEQKERLLPPMARAEVVWCQGYSEPGAGSDLANVACRARRDGDEWVVSGEKIWTTFAHHADWIFAIVRTEPGSVRHAGLSYLLIPLDQPGVQVRPIRTMLGDSGFNSVYFDEARTSADNLIGAEGAGWAAAMTTLGHERATSVLNYQFSFVREMTQLRELAIRRGAVHDVMLRDRLIDTYIGLEIMGHNNMRSLARVLVDGEFGPEASIGKYYWSHWHQSFTELAMDVLGPDALLGTAWDDGPDAASEGIRRAFIRARAETIYAGTSEIQKNIISERVLGMPREPKPAT; translated from the coding sequence GTGACGCGGCGACTGGACGGCATCTCCGAGATTCCGCTGTCGACGGCCGACGCGGAGTTCCGCGATGAGGTTCGAACCTGGTTGGACGAACACCTGACCGGTGAGTTCGCCGGTCAGGCCCATCGCGGCGGTCCGGACGACGACGACAACTGGGCGCTACGGCGGGCGTGGGAGGCCGAACTGGCCGCGGGCGGCTGGCTCGGCATGAGCTGGCCCCGGGATCACGGCGGCCGCGAGGCGACGCTCACCCAGGAGATCGTGTTCGCGATGGAGTACGCACGGGCAGGCTCACCCCCGCGCGCGGCGTTTCACGGTGAGACCCTGATGGCTCCTGCGGTCCTGTCGCACGGCACGACTGAGCAGAAGGAACGGCTCCTGCCTCCTATGGCCCGTGCCGAAGTGGTGTGGTGTCAGGGATATTCGGAGCCAGGTGCGGGTTCGGACCTGGCGAACGTCGCGTGCCGCGCGCGCCGCGATGGTGACGAGTGGGTGGTGTCCGGCGAGAAGATCTGGACGACGTTCGCGCATCACGCCGACTGGATCTTCGCGATCGTCCGCACCGAGCCGGGCTCGGTGCGCCACGCAGGGCTGTCGTATCTGCTGATTCCGCTGGACCAGCCTGGTGTGCAGGTGCGACCGATTCGCACGATGCTCGGTGACAGTGGGTTCAACAGCGTGTACTTCGACGAGGCCCGCACGTCGGCCGACAACCTGATCGGGGCCGAGGGCGCCGGATGGGCCGCGGCGATGACGACATTGGGACATGAGCGGGCCACCTCGGTCCTCAATTACCAGTTCTCGTTCGTCCGCGAGATGACCCAGCTCCGCGAACTCGCCATCCGTCGCGGCGCGGTGCACGACGTGATGCTGCGGGATCGCCTGATCGACACCTACATCGGCCTGGAGATCATGGGCCACAACAACATGCGCTCGCTTGCCCGTGTGCTGGTCGATGGCGAATTCGGACCGGAGGCGTCGATCGGCAAGTACTACTGGTCGCACTGGCATCAGTCCTTCACCGAGCTGGCCATGGATGTCCTCGGACCGGATGCGCTCCTGGGCACAGCGTGGGACGACGGACCCGATGCCGCGTCGGAGGGTATTCGTCGCGCGTTCATCAGGGCGCGTGCCGAGACCATCTACGCCGGCACCAGCGAGATTCAGAAGAACATCATCAGCGAGCGGGTGCTGGGCATGCCGCGTGAACCGAAGCCGGCCACGTGA
- a CDS encoding CaiB/BaiF CoA transferase family protein, with product MTRPLEGVRVLDLSRILAAPFATQLLGDLGADVIKVERPRVGDDARQYGPPFLDEPGGSESGFYLSANRNKRSITIDHSSPAGADLVRGLAAESDILVENYRAGVLDKYGLGFQALHALNPRLVYCSVTGFGQDGPYAARAGYDGVFQAMSGLMSVSGVPDGQPGAGPMKVGVSMVDILAGLYASSAILAALRERDMISGIGQFIDLSLLDCGVAALSHYAQNYLVSGQPAPRRGNGGFGGIPSQAFRCADADIFVVASTAGQWSALAAALGRPELADDPRFATVSARIANRDLVLETLQSIFAQRSAAHWIAALEAADVPVSPVNSMDAVFDNPQIRHRGMRVAVEHPTAGSVDLIANPINPTATYTAPPLLGAHTDEILTQLLGKTPDEIAALRDGGAI from the coding sequence GTGACGCGGCCATTGGAGGGGGTGCGCGTCCTGGATCTCAGTCGAATTCTGGCTGCGCCGTTCGCAACTCAACTCCTCGGCGACCTAGGTGCCGACGTCATCAAAGTGGAGCGGCCGCGAGTCGGCGACGACGCACGCCAGTACGGACCGCCGTTCCTCGACGAGCCCGGTGGTAGCGAGTCAGGTTTCTACCTGAGCGCGAACCGCAACAAGCGATCGATCACGATCGATCATTCGTCACCTGCCGGAGCCGATCTCGTACGAGGACTCGCCGCGGAGTCCGACATCCTGGTGGAGAATTACCGCGCGGGCGTACTCGACAAGTACGGGCTGGGCTTTCAGGCGCTGCATGCGCTGAATCCTCGGCTGGTGTATTGCTCGGTCACCGGCTTCGGTCAGGACGGTCCGTACGCCGCGCGCGCAGGTTACGACGGCGTGTTCCAGGCGATGAGCGGCCTGATGAGCGTGTCGGGCGTTCCCGACGGCCAGCCGGGTGCTGGACCGATGAAGGTCGGCGTCTCGATGGTGGACATCCTGGCGGGCCTGTACGCCTCATCCGCCATCCTGGCCGCGCTGCGCGAACGCGACATGATCTCGGGGATCGGGCAATTCATCGACCTGTCGCTGCTCGACTGCGGGGTCGCGGCGCTGTCACACTATGCGCAGAACTACCTCGTCTCGGGTCAGCCTGCACCGCGGAGAGGCAACGGCGGATTCGGCGGAATCCCGTCGCAGGCCTTTCGCTGCGCGGACGCAGACATCTTCGTCGTCGCCAGCACCGCGGGGCAGTGGTCGGCGTTGGCCGCGGCACTCGGGCGGCCGGAACTCGCCGACGACCCCCGGTTCGCCACCGTGTCCGCCCGCATCGCGAACCGCGACCTCGTCCTGGAGACGCTCCAGTCGATCTTCGCCCAGCGGTCGGCCGCACACTGGATCGCCGCACTCGAAGCCGCCGATGTCCCGGTCAGCCCTGTGAATTCGATGGACGCGGTGTTCGACAATCCGCAGATACGACACCGGGGTATGCGGGTTGCCGTCGAGCACCCCACTGCCGGTTCGGTCGACCTCATCGCGAACCCGATCAACCCGACGGCCACCTACACGGCACCCCCGCTGCTCGGTGCACACACCGACGAGATCCTCACCCAGTTGCTCGGCAAGACACCCGACGAGATAGCCGCGCTCCGCGATGGCGGTGCGATTTGA
- a CDS encoding FadR/GntR family transcriptional regulator, whose amino-acid sequence MASRSSVVTVPKASALIAADLRQQVVTGVLAPGRMLPSETTLMTEFGVSRPTLREAFRILEAESIITIVRGPRGGARVLEPDGSMAARYTGTLLQYQGTPLSDVYRARTELEVSAVGLIAGARAKARVRALEDIVRQGDRIVDDERAFADYSLRFHVGVVEGGGSTTLAMLGRMLFDILDTHNAQFIASHPPGFERAANKRAQAAYRKLVKLLRNGEGAAAQRHWRRHLEAVERFMVGKSDATLVEVLS is encoded by the coding sequence ATGGCGAGTCGCTCGTCCGTGGTGACGGTCCCCAAGGCCAGCGCGCTCATCGCCGCCGACCTGCGCCAGCAAGTCGTCACAGGCGTATTGGCCCCGGGCCGGATGCTGCCAAGCGAGACCACCTTGATGACGGAGTTCGGCGTGTCGCGGCCGACGCTGCGCGAGGCGTTCCGGATCCTCGAGGCCGAGTCGATCATCACCATCGTCCGCGGACCCCGCGGTGGGGCGAGGGTGCTGGAACCCGATGGATCGATGGCGGCCAGATACACCGGAACGCTGCTGCAGTACCAGGGCACACCGCTGAGCGACGTGTACCGCGCCAGGACCGAACTCGAGGTCTCTGCGGTGGGACTGATCGCGGGTGCCCGTGCCAAGGCGCGGGTCCGTGCGCTCGAGGATATCGTTCGTCAGGGCGACAGAATCGTCGACGACGAACGGGCGTTCGCCGACTACAGCCTGCGCTTTCACGTCGGCGTCGTGGAGGGCGGGGGCAGCACCACGCTCGCGATGTTGGGCCGCATGTTGTTCGACATTCTCGACACCCACAATGCGCAATTCATCGCGTCCCATCCACCGGGGTTCGAGCGGGCCGCGAACAAGAGGGCCCAAGCCGCGTACCGGAAACTCGTCAAGTTGTTGCGGAACGGCGAAGGCGCCGCTGCCCAACGGCATTGGCGGCGTCATCTCGAGGCTGTCGAGAGATTCATGGTGGGCAAATCGGACGCCACGCTCGTCGAGGTACTGAGCTAG
- a CDS encoding FadR/GntR family transcriptional regulator: protein MSAKAADVVAATLRRRIILGELQEGDTLPPEGELLVDLGVSKPTLRQAIRILESESLVSVRRGPRGGIHVSVPRIETAAGYAATVLEYRRTTTADLFEAAAALEGPCVAMLARSHTADQIRQLRAAVANEAAAVDDSQRLVLLESDFHRLLIECAGNATLRVLCEMVRVVIDAATRRYMSVTRPAVHGPAVAAGARTHRRVVDLIERGDADGAEALWRKHIRATAAQVRGSGDAEMVLDVLG, encoded by the coding sequence ATGAGCGCGAAGGCGGCCGATGTGGTTGCCGCCACGCTGCGCAGGCGGATCATTCTCGGCGAACTCCAGGAGGGCGACACACTGCCGCCGGAAGGCGAGCTGCTCGTTGACCTGGGCGTGTCGAAACCCACGCTGCGTCAGGCGATCAGGATCCTGGAGTCCGAGTCGTTGGTATCGGTGCGCCGGGGGCCCAGGGGCGGTATCCACGTCAGCGTGCCCCGCATCGAGACGGCCGCCGGTTACGCCGCCACGGTGCTCGAATACCGGCGGACGACGACCGCCGACCTGTTCGAGGCTGCGGCAGCCCTGGAGGGGCCCTGCGTGGCGATGCTGGCCAGGTCGCACACCGCTGATCAGATCCGACAGCTCCGGGCGGCGGTCGCGAATGAGGCGGCGGCCGTCGATGATTCCCAACGACTCGTACTGCTGGAGAGCGACTTTCACCGGCTGCTGATCGAATGCGCGGGCAATGCCACACTCCGAGTGCTCTGCGAGATGGTGCGGGTGGTCATCGACGCCGCGACAAGGCGGTATATGTCCGTCACGCGACCGGCTGTGCACGGACCGGCGGTTGCGGCGGGCGCCCGCACCCACCGACGCGTCGTCGACCTCATCGAGCGCGGCGACGCCGACGGTGCGGAGGCACTCTGGCGAAAGCACATCCGGGCGACAGCCGCTCAGGTCCGCGGCAGCGGGGACGCGGAGATGGTGCTCGACGTCCTCGGCTGA
- a CDS encoding mycofactocin-coupled SDR family oxidoreductase: MTSLLAGRVAFVTGAARGQGRSHAIRLAREGASIIAIDIGGPAATANTYPAATAAELDETARLVEAEGARILANIADVRDEDALQYVLSEGVAEFGGRLDVVVANAGICNWGRFWEMPDDQWQTLIDINLTGVWRTMKAAVPHMLSAGNGGSIINISSVAGIKSLPGQAHYSAAKHGVVGLTKSAALELGEYGIRVNSIHPWGVLTPMAEDPMTATMLTEHPSYVMSFGSALPAVPLAEPDDISDAVVWLASDLSRTVTGTQLTLDMGATKV; this comes from the coding sequence ATGACGTCACTGCTGGCCGGCCGGGTCGCATTCGTGACTGGCGCCGCGCGCGGGCAGGGCCGTAGTCACGCCATTCGGCTGGCGCGCGAGGGTGCGTCGATCATCGCGATCGACATCGGTGGCCCGGCCGCCACGGCCAATACGTATCCGGCAGCCACCGCCGCCGAGTTGGACGAGACGGCGCGGCTCGTCGAGGCTGAGGGAGCGCGCATCCTGGCCAACATCGCCGATGTTCGGGACGAAGACGCACTGCAGTACGTGCTGTCCGAAGGGGTCGCCGAGTTCGGCGGCCGGCTGGACGTCGTGGTGGCCAACGCAGGCATCTGCAACTGGGGACGGTTCTGGGAGATGCCCGACGATCAATGGCAAACGCTGATCGACATCAACTTGACCGGCGTCTGGCGGACCATGAAAGCCGCTGTGCCGCACATGCTGTCGGCAGGCAATGGCGGATCGATCATCAATATCAGCTCGGTCGCGGGCATCAAGTCGCTGCCCGGTCAGGCGCACTACAGCGCGGCCAAACATGGCGTGGTCGGCCTGACGAAGAGCGCGGCGCTCGAACTCGGGGAGTACGGGATCCGGGTCAACTCCATACATCCTTGGGGTGTCTTGACGCCGATGGCCGAGGATCCGATGACGGCCACCATGCTCACCGAGCACCCGTCCTACGTCATGTCCTTCGGCAGCGCATTGCCCGCAGTGCCTCTCGCCGAGCCCGACGACATCTCCGACGCGGTTGTGTGGCTGGCCTCCGACCTGTCGCGCACCGTCACCGGGACACAACTGACACTGGACATGGGTGCCACCAAGGTCTGA